One Gimesia aquarii DNA segment encodes these proteins:
- a CDS encoding TIGR00730 family Rossman fold protein: MSRKYRKTRPEVSESDVLPTEHSSELYAHESIIATIKETADKLKQDQATRGDLKILDRALKELRYAFKVFTPYRKQRKVTVFGSARTLPDDPAYQQALQFGRRMAEEKWMTVTGAGPGIMEAAHVGAGTDMSMGVNIMLPFEQEPNYVIHKDEKLVNLNYFFTRKLLFVKEVHAIVCCAGGFGTLDEAFETLTLVQTGKRDPMPIVLLDTPGDTYWKDWEAFIKNNLLKQELISEEDLSLFYITDNLEDAVDEIIGFYSVYNSMRYVSGRLVLRLHVEPSNEFIEKLNDEFKDILASGIISKVDAHELEKDDSHLTDLPRISLIFNRKNLGRLRQMIDRINTELSPQLANEAE, encoded by the coding sequence ATGTCGAGGAAATATCGAAAAACACGACCTGAAGTCTCCGAATCAGACGTGTTGCCCACAGAACATAGTTCGGAGCTCTATGCGCATGAGTCAATCATTGCCACCATCAAAGAGACTGCAGATAAATTAAAGCAGGATCAGGCAACCCGTGGTGATCTCAAAATACTTGATCGTGCTCTGAAAGAACTAAGATACGCGTTCAAGGTATTCACTCCCTATCGCAAACAGCGTAAAGTAACAGTCTTTGGTTCTGCACGAACACTACCTGACGATCCCGCTTACCAGCAGGCACTTCAATTCGGCCGCCGAATGGCTGAAGAAAAATGGATGACGGTCACCGGCGCAGGTCCTGGAATCATGGAAGCAGCACATGTCGGCGCGGGCACAGATATGTCCATGGGCGTCAATATTATGCTCCCCTTCGAGCAGGAGCCCAACTATGTCATTCACAAAGACGAGAAGCTGGTTAACTTAAATTATTTCTTCACACGAAAACTATTGTTTGTGAAAGAAGTTCATGCAATCGTCTGTTGTGCCGGTGGGTTTGGAACCCTGGATGAAGCATTCGAAACATTGACTTTAGTCCAAACCGGCAAACGCGACCCAATGCCAATTGTGCTGTTGGATACTCCCGGTGATACTTACTGGAAAGATTGGGAAGCATTTATCAAAAACAATCTTCTCAAACAGGAACTGATTTCCGAAGAAGATTTATCGCTCTTTTATATTACCGATAACCTTGAAGATGCGGTCGATGAAATTATCGGTTTTTATAGTGTCTATAACAGTATGCGCTATGTAAGCGGTCGCTTAGTGCTACGTTTGCATGTTGAACCGAGCAATGAATTTATCGAAAAACTGAATGATGAATTCAAAGACATACTTGCCTCAGGTATCATCTCTAAAGTCGATGCACATGAACTAGAAAAAGACGATTCCCACTTGACTGACTTGCCACGTATCTCTCTGATTTTCAATCGAAAGAATCTGGGAAGACTTCGGCAAATGATCGACCGTATCAATACCGAACTGTCGCCCCAACTTGCGAACGAAGCAGAGTAA
- a CDS encoding STAS domain-containing protein yields the protein MSNYHDDFQLEWHGNTVVIIPASNVESMSWDLIEQAADIVMSPLQEVEIPMVVFDLSDVSYFGSVFLALLLRCHKHVRSRGGELVLCGASKMANELLRITALDTLWAIYETRDEALDALMG from the coding sequence ATGTCTAATTACCACGACGACTTTCAATTGGAATGGCATGGAAATACAGTTGTCATCATTCCAGCAAGTAATGTCGAATCCATGAGTTGGGATCTGATTGAACAGGCAGCTGATATCGTAATGTCTCCTCTGCAGGAAGTAGAAATTCCTATGGTGGTCTTTGACCTGAGTGATGTTAGCTACTTTGGTTCCGTATTTTTGGCACTCTTACTACGTTGCCATAAACATGTCCGGAGTAGAGGTGGTGAACTCGTCTTATGTGGTGCCAGCAAAATGGCTAACGAGTTGTTAAGAATTACCGCACTCGATACTCTTTGGGCAATTTATGAAACTAGAGATGAAGCTCTCGATGCCTTGATGGGGTAG
- a CDS encoding phosphotransferase family protein — MFQEINAENAVEYLKAHQHLKSDETASAEALAWGVSNIVIRIYRDDSEDFVIKQSREQLRTQAQWFCELDRIWRELEVMQELQNLLPEGVVPRILFEDRENYLFAMQAIDPEHQVWKAELLDGKFDQKIAHDLGSYLSAIHRKSFMNGEYQTRWGDQRVFDQLRIDPFYRYILKSHSEIKPWIEDLIKEMTGNQICLVLADFSPKNILITEQGIHLVDFETAHFGDPAFDLGFFLSHLLLKAIFHQEQGNHCIQLAEGFWEQYVKHGAQLSLPDVREATKMEEQELGSRTIRHLAACMLSRVDGKSTVDYLTEPDQQDQVRSFALSLILDPPDSLQRAVSRLTEMLNS, encoded by the coding sequence ATGTTCCAGGAAATCAATGCAGAGAATGCCGTTGAGTATTTAAAGGCCCATCAACATCTCAAATCTGATGAAACGGCATCTGCAGAAGCTCTGGCGTGGGGGGTTTCTAATATAGTCATTCGTATATATAGGGATGACTCGGAAGACTTTGTGATCAAACAGTCGCGAGAACAACTCCGCACGCAGGCACAGTGGTTTTGTGAGCTCGACCGAATCTGGCGGGAGTTAGAAGTCATGCAGGAGTTGCAGAACCTGCTACCAGAAGGAGTTGTGCCACGTATTCTGTTTGAAGATCGAGAGAACTATCTGTTTGCCATGCAGGCAATCGATCCCGAGCATCAAGTTTGGAAAGCAGAATTATTAGATGGAAAATTTGATCAGAAAATAGCACATGATTTGGGAAGCTATTTAAGTGCCATTCACCGTAAAAGTTTTATGAACGGAGAATATCAAACGCGCTGGGGGGATCAAAGGGTATTTGATCAACTCAGAATTGATCCATTTTATCGCTATATCCTGAAATCGCACTCGGAAATCAAACCCTGGATTGAAGATTTAATCAAGGAGATGACTGGCAATCAAATCTGTCTCGTCTTGGCGGATTTCAGCCCTAAGAATATTTTGATCACTGAGCAAGGCATTCATTTAGTCGATTTTGAGACTGCTCATTTTGGTGATCCCGCGTTTGACCTTGGTTTTTTTCTCAGTCATCTATTACTGAAAGCGATTTTTCATCAAGAACAGGGAAATCATTGTATTCAACTGGCTGAAGGTTTCTGGGAGCAGTACGTTAAGCACGGGGCTCAGTTGTCTCTGCCTGATGTTAGAGAGGCAACCAAAATGGAAGAGCAGGAATTGGGAAGCCGCACAATTCGTCATTTGGCAGCGTGTATGTTATCGCGGGTCGATGGTAAAAGTACGGTCGATTATCTCACCGAGCCTGATCAACAAGACCAGGTTCGTTCTTTCGCTCTTTCTTTGATTCTGGATCCACCCGATTCGTTACAAAGAGCAGTTTCACGATTAACTGAGATGTTGAATTCGTGA
- a CDS encoding RNA polymerase sigma factor, with translation MTTDIEDLINQIKEGNEPALLKFMEMHRDPLMAFINKNMSDGLKSKVEAADILQEVSLSAVQSLSKMDFEHKPPFSWLCHLADQKIIDNHRKYFQAQKRAAGREVKQQSAGDGEKQGFMDLLIASITSPSQAFSRGAREMKLLVALESLPEENREAIRLKYVEGLPTKEIATQMDKTDVAVRVMVSRSMAKLQEKLKNEDEFKSML, from the coding sequence ATGACGACTGATATCGAAGATCTGATTAACCAGATAAAAGAGGGGAATGAGCCGGCTTTACTGAAGTTCATGGAAATGCATCGAGATCCTCTGATGGCATTTATTAATAAAAACATGAGCGATGGGCTGAAAAGTAAAGTAGAAGCAGCAGATATTCTACAGGAAGTTTCCCTCAGTGCTGTTCAATCCTTATCCAAAATGGATTTTGAACATAAGCCACCCTTTAGCTGGCTCTGTCATCTTGCTGATCAAAAAATTATCGATAACCATCGGAAATATTTCCAGGCACAAAAGCGGGCTGCCGGTCGTGAGGTCAAACAACAGTCAGCAGGTGATGGCGAGAAACAGGGGTTTATGGATTTGCTAATTGCCAGTATCACCAGTCCCAGTCAGGCGTTTTCGCGTGGTGCCAGGGAAATGAAATTGCTCGTGGCGCTGGAGTCTTTACCAGAAGAGAATCGAGAAGCCATACGTCTCAAATATGTCGAAGGACTTCCCACAAAAGAGATTGCTACTCAAATGGACAAAACAGATGTCGCCGTTCGTGTGATGGTCAGTCGTTCGATGGCCAAATTACAGGAAAAGTTGAAAAACGAAGATGAGTTCAAAAGTATGCTCTAG
- a CDS encoding serine/threonine-protein kinase, with amino-acid sequence MSEPLHQLDSLDSLSALSALTEVMEQFVNDWETQQAPPEIKQYQQNDETLSRFLLIELIKIDLEFRWERFNFPKRIKEYLDEFPMLLEDTIPVDLLYEEFHLLRQNGFEVDPADYLSLFPTVSPQLEQLFDLNHAYVTTKIINQCPPQAFHHFQPGHTVDDFELLTLLGKGAFAKVYQARQTSMQRIVALKISEDSSSEPQTLAQLDHDNIVRVFDQRIMPDKKIRLLYMQYLPGGTLQSVVEIIRKTAPAERSGKILVSAVNQSLELRGESRPSESLIYQKINSLTWPETICWLGIRLANALNYAHKKGVLHRDIKPANVLLTAEGIPKLADFNISFSSAVTGTTPAAYFGGSLAYMSPEQLEAYDPTHQRLPESLDEKSDIYSLGLVLWELLTGVRAFQDLPVSSGWSTLLKQMISQRKAGASLKASPQHLPPDCPEHLVNVLQKCLAPELEERWTSGANLANQLELCLNPRAQQILFPPSTSWSSRLRGWEIPIVVLIVLIPNLFAGLFNFFHNQKHIVEHLKNSQEAFWQIQSVINLIAYPLGLSLIGWLTWTTLQFRHGKISENHKEKQDTKLIQKRCLRLGHYAALICTTEWIIAGIAYPISMHYAIGALPASAYAHFLGSLLLCGLIAASYPFFGITYLSLHAIYPRLLKENDFSQQAPDTFKQMKRLTWVYLIMAFLVPMLSIASLAMINLDDKIAIGILTVAGTLGAVSILRVFQVLQADFDSLSALYSKNHRTNQ; translated from the coding sequence TTGTCTGAACCATTGCATCAACTGGATTCATTAGATAGTCTGAGCGCGCTCTCTGCATTGACTGAAGTGATGGAACAGTTTGTAAATGACTGGGAAACACAACAAGCGCCTCCGGAAATCAAGCAGTATCAGCAGAACGATGAAACACTCAGCCGTTTCCTGTTAATTGAACTCATTAAAATTGATCTGGAATTTCGTTGGGAACGATTTAACTTTCCCAAGCGCATCAAGGAATATCTCGACGAATTCCCCATGCTGCTGGAGGACACCATTCCCGTTGATCTGCTGTATGAAGAATTCCATCTGCTCCGTCAAAATGGATTTGAAGTGGATCCTGCTGACTATCTCAGTTTATTTCCCACTGTCAGCCCCCAACTGGAGCAGCTATTCGACTTGAATCATGCTTATGTCACCACAAAAATCATCAATCAGTGCCCGCCACAAGCGTTCCATCACTTTCAACCAGGACATACCGTCGATGATTTTGAACTTTTAACTTTGTTAGGTAAAGGTGCATTCGCGAAAGTATATCAGGCGCGTCAAACGTCGATGCAACGTATCGTCGCGTTGAAAATTTCAGAAGATTCCAGTAGCGAACCACAAACACTGGCTCAATTAGATCATGATAATATCGTACGAGTATTCGATCAGCGCATCATGCCTGACAAAAAAATTCGTTTGCTGTATATGCAATACCTTCCCGGAGGAACGTTGCAGTCAGTGGTTGAGATCATTCGAAAAACAGCACCCGCAGAACGCTCAGGAAAAATATTGGTTTCCGCGGTGAACCAATCTCTGGAGTTACGTGGGGAATCTCGGCCTTCCGAGTCTTTAATTTATCAAAAGATAAACTCCCTCACATGGCCGGAAACGATTTGCTGGTTGGGAATTCGTCTGGCAAACGCATTGAATTATGCACATAAGAAAGGGGTTTTACACCGTGATATCAAACCAGCAAATGTACTGCTGACAGCGGAAGGCATTCCCAAACTGGCCGATTTTAATATCAGCTTCAGTTCTGCCGTCACAGGTACCACACCTGCTGCTTATTTTGGGGGAAGTCTAGCGTATATGTCCCCAGAACAACTGGAAGCTTACGACCCCACACATCAACGGCTGCCGGAAAGTCTTGACGAGAAAAGTGACATTTACTCCCTTGGCTTAGTACTCTGGGAATTATTAACGGGAGTTCGTGCCTTTCAAGATCTTCCAGTCAGTTCAGGCTGGTCGACACTCTTAAAACAGATGATTTCACAACGCAAGGCAGGCGCCTCCTTGAAAGCCAGTCCACAACACCTGCCTCCCGACTGCCCCGAGCATCTGGTCAATGTGCTTCAAAAATGCCTGGCTCCCGAACTTGAAGAACGCTGGACGTCCGGAGCAAATTTGGCGAACCAGTTGGAATTATGCCTCAATCCCAGAGCACAGCAGATTTTATTTCCCCCCTCCACAAGTTGGTCCTCACGCCTGAGAGGATGGGAAATTCCCATTGTGGTCTTGATTGTTTTGATCCCCAATCTTTTCGCGGGCCTGTTCAACTTCTTTCACAATCAAAAGCATATCGTTGAACATTTAAAGAACTCACAAGAGGCATTCTGGCAAATTCAATCGGTCATCAATCTCATTGCTTATCCGTTGGGGCTTAGCCTGATTGGTTGGCTAACCTGGACGACACTCCAATTTCGTCATGGGAAAATATCTGAGAACCATAAAGAAAAACAGGATACCAAACTCATTCAAAAGCGGTGTCTACGATTGGGACATTATGCTGCGCTCATCTGTACGACAGAATGGATCATCGCGGGCATTGCATATCCCATCAGTATGCACTATGCCATTGGCGCATTGCCAGCTTCTGCCTATGCACATTTCCTGGGTTCACTCTTACTGTGTGGTCTCATCGCTGCCAGTTATCCTTTTTTTGGAATCACCTATCTCAGCCTGCACGCAATATATCCTCGCTTGCTTAAAGAAAATGATTTCAGTCAACAGGCACCAGATACGTTCAAACAGATGAAACGTCTGACCTGGGTTTATTTGATTATGGCATTCCTCGTCCCCATGCTCAGTATCGCCTCACTGGCGATGATCAATCTGGATGATAAAATTGCAATTGGTATTTTAACTGTGGCTGGAACTCTTGGCGCAGTCAGCATTTTGCGAGTTTTTCAAGTACTTCAGGCTGATTTTGATTCCCTCAGCGCGCTTTACTCTAAGAACCACCGCACAAACCAGTGA
- a CDS encoding HEAT repeat domain-containing protein: MSERPVTHQRLYAYLILTGLLSCCALLSGCQKNLLRNVQQTYASILKKETKQVPKELEGLHTYLSQDLWFQNHHWSAFKEWKTRLDQASDPLNSSIDVHRWMFGSLEKQKVIVEPIKKDTPVASQETVDLSSQEKNKTTQNSQPEPNQLREKESVQPEHWSVNTLQDFFTRTSFQSSTNETASVLPQGKFAALKALSEWNSLAGWNAAILWGTLEPATALTTLPILEKVAFDAPTRKPKLTQNNPDKKILNLERMAEGTSPNQKTGKNKSKPELPPLSPAMKHAAINAICLVLSEADAIPFKTKNRLTQLLQRPDISIKLRGELYRGLARFVPPAEIPTLNQALDISDNKTLPPKNLRRSAMDACLIHGLWFYAKQDQFLHPGYSLEKSSDFKTTVWPENMMQVRWDSDPTMRWHFGFWAALVQHPDAITILMSQLRDADLKVQNKAIEFMGILGTETALELLKQQSKRQHESSRVSAALGLTPWGAHYLEPLINDKSSSVRLTVAKGLGQTDSPEAALLLRSLIRDRNSEVQLAVVQSISNWPDELAIPLLLEGIQEGVYKTRRDSVLQLTDRIGSSGAISIEAPRAERIVAVRELMQTERLPGGLWDQLIKQGLQDPRENDKRRLAEIQSYFQDILNYPRQSAEYHQAYQELLSISAEELSILEKLVLETSIQIPNEVYHDLLPQLNPRYAALNQLASVHLSDRRKAAQQLLQSSQHVSLSPIIVKRLRKIMAQEQDRLVWRIVMSSIAKDNYEEAAQLALLAINHNWPDIRILGCEYFGTYGLPQYAIWLLPLLNDKNESVQLAAINAIGQCHNPIAITGIQNSSAELDSGPSLRSLLTHSNQRIRFQTVAALSRLGDVQGMQELVRLSNNTLNSIRTDAIQEMGNSGQTRFVEPLIQLAWTERNHIIMKEILISLKKLVPPSEQPADLSSSIKHSEQAEIWMNWWQSHHSQSASRLFTGR; the protein is encoded by the coding sequence TGGTTTCAAAATCATCATTGGTCTGCATTCAAAGAATGGAAAACTCGACTGGACCAAGCTTCCGATCCCCTTAATTCATCCATAGACGTGCACCGCTGGATGTTTGGGTCATTGGAAAAACAAAAAGTGATCGTCGAGCCCATCAAAAAAGACACTCCTGTCGCATCGCAGGAAACAGTGGATCTTTCGTCTCAAGAAAAAAATAAAACTACTCAGAATTCCCAGCCAGAACCAAATCAGCTCCGTGAAAAAGAATCAGTACAGCCTGAACACTGGTCAGTAAATACACTACAAGATTTTTTCACTAGAACCAGTTTCCAATCTTCAACAAATGAAACGGCATCGGTTCTACCACAAGGAAAATTCGCTGCACTGAAAGCGCTTTCGGAATGGAATTCTCTAGCAGGCTGGAATGCTGCGATCCTTTGGGGGACTTTAGAACCAGCAACTGCTTTAACAACACTTCCGATTTTAGAAAAAGTCGCATTCGATGCTCCCACCCGTAAACCCAAATTAACACAAAATAACCCTGACAAAAAGATTCTCAACCTCGAAAGAATGGCTGAAGGCACTTCACCAAATCAAAAAACAGGAAAAAACAAATCGAAGCCTGAACTACCCCCTCTTTCACCTGCGATGAAACATGCAGCCATCAACGCAATTTGCCTCGTTCTCTCTGAAGCAGACGCGATTCCCTTCAAAACCAAAAACAGATTGACTCAGTTACTCCAAAGGCCTGATATTTCAATCAAACTGCGTGGAGAACTCTACCGAGGATTGGCTCGTTTTGTTCCCCCCGCCGAAATCCCGACACTGAACCAGGCTTTGGATATTAGTGATAACAAAACACTCCCTCCTAAAAATTTACGACGCTCTGCCATGGATGCCTGTCTCATTCACGGACTGTGGTTTTATGCAAAACAGGACCAATTCTTACACCCAGGCTATTCATTAGAGAAATCTTCGGATTTCAAAACGACAGTCTGGCCTGAAAATATGATGCAGGTTCGTTGGGATTCTGACCCGACCATGCGTTGGCATTTTGGTTTTTGGGCTGCTTTGGTACAGCACCCTGACGCTATCACAATACTCATGTCCCAGCTCAGAGACGCTGACCTCAAAGTTCAAAACAAAGCGATTGAATTTATGGGAATCCTGGGAACGGAAACTGCTTTAGAACTGCTCAAACAACAATCAAAGCGACAACACGAAAGTTCACGCGTCTCAGCCGCCCTTGGCCTTACTCCCTGGGGAGCGCACTATCTAGAACCACTGATCAATGATAAATCTTCTTCGGTTCGCCTTACTGTAGCGAAAGGGCTAGGCCAGACTGATTCCCCCGAAGCCGCGTTATTACTTCGATCCTTAATTCGAGACCGTAATTCCGAAGTTCAACTTGCTGTTGTTCAATCGATCTCAAACTGGCCCGACGAGTTGGCAATTCCACTATTACTCGAGGGAATTCAAGAAGGTGTTTACAAAACCCGAAGAGATAGTGTGCTTCAATTGACCGATCGCATCGGCTCCAGTGGTGCGATATCAATAGAAGCTCCCCGAGCTGAACGAATTGTGGCTGTCAGAGAACTGATGCAAACGGAACGACTTCCCGGTGGCTTGTGGGATCAACTCATAAAACAAGGCTTACAAGATCCTCGCGAGAACGATAAGCGTCGACTTGCAGAAATCCAATCTTACTTCCAGGATATTCTTAACTACCCTCGTCAATCGGCAGAATATCACCAGGCTTATCAAGAGCTTTTGAGTATTTCTGCTGAAGAACTCAGTATCTTGGAAAAATTAGTCCTGGAAACATCGATCCAAATACCAAATGAAGTTTATCACGATCTTCTGCCTCAGTTAAATCCCCGTTATGCTGCATTGAATCAACTTGCAAGCGTTCATCTTTCAGATCGCCGCAAAGCAGCTCAACAACTTTTACAAAGTTCACAGCATGTGTCATTAAGTCCGATCATTGTAAAACGACTTCGTAAAATAATGGCTCAAGAACAAGATCGGCTGGTCTGGCGGATTGTGATGTCATCGATTGCCAAAGACAATTATGAAGAAGCAGCTCAGCTTGCTTTACTGGCAATCAATCATAATTGGCCTGATATTCGGATTCTGGGTTGCGAATACTTTGGCACATACGGGTTACCCCAATATGCAATCTGGCTATTACCTCTCTTAAATGATAAGAATGAATCCGTGCAACTCGCAGCCATCAATGCCATTGGTCAGTGCCATAATCCAATTGCGATTACAGGCATTCAAAATTCCTCTGCAGAACTAGATTCTGGCCCCTCTCTGCGTTCACTATTGACACACTCGAATCAGAGAATTCGTTTTCAAACGGTTGCAGCATTGAGTCGATTGGGGGATGTGCAAGGTATGCAGGAACTGGTACGGCTTTCCAATAATACTCTCAATTCAATACGCACTGATGCGATACAGGAAATGGGGAACTCGGGCCAAACTCGTTTTGTCGAACCACTCATTCAATTAGCTTGGACAGAACGCAATCACATCATTATGAAAGAAATTCTCATCAGCCTTAAAAAACTGGTTCCCCCTTCTGAGCAACCAGCAGACCTGAGCTCTTCAATAAAACATTCAGAACAAGCCGAAATCTGGATGAATTGGTGGCAATCCCACCACTCTCAATCAGCTTCCCGCCTGTTTACAGGCCGTTAA
- the eno gene encoding phosphopyruvate hydratase: protein MTQIEYVQAREVFDSRGNPTVEVEICCANSRSGRAIVPSGASTGKFEAVELRDQDLERFDGLGVTQAVENVRGEIAEALIGQDAADQREIDSKLCELDGTENKSRLGANAILGASLAAAYAAAESQQQSPVERFAEIWSDYVSDNEDSQDQRTSLLAQSMLLPLPMVNMISGGLHAGRNLDFQDFLILPVGATSYRQAFEWIVTIYRRLGQILNKTGHEGSLIGDEGGYGPKLSSNSEAVKFVVAAIESAGLNPGEDVAIGLDVASTHFYDSETGTYHLNATGDEALSADDVIDMLERWVDTYPIISIEDGLAEDDWEGWKKLTERLGHRVQLIGDDFFVTNHRRLQQGIDTQTANSVLIKLNQIGTLSETLETLKMSIDHGYWPVVSARSGETEDTTIADLVVATGAGQLKVGSVGRSERLAKYNQLLRLEEKLSDRAGYHGGRIFSCLKQ, encoded by the coding sequence ATGACGCAAATAGAATATGTGCAGGCGCGAGAAGTTTTTGATAGTCGTGGAAATCCCACGGTAGAAGTAGAAATCTGTTGTGCGAACTCTCGCTCTGGCAGAGCTATTGTTCCCAGTGGGGCCAGTACAGGAAAATTTGAAGCAGTTGAGTTGCGTGATCAAGATTTAGAGCGTTTCGATGGATTGGGAGTCACTCAGGCGGTTGAAAACGTCCGTGGCGAGATTGCAGAGGCATTAATTGGTCAGGATGCCGCCGACCAACGCGAGATCGATTCAAAGCTGTGTGAACTGGACGGTACCGAGAACAAATCGCGGTTGGGAGCCAATGCGATCTTAGGAGCCTCCCTGGCAGCCGCCTATGCAGCTGCGGAATCGCAACAGCAGAGCCCCGTTGAGCGTTTTGCTGAAATCTGGTCTGACTATGTTTCTGATAACGAGGACAGTCAGGACCAACGAACCTCTTTATTAGCACAGTCAATGTTACTGCCACTACCCATGGTCAATATGATTTCAGGTGGACTTCATGCAGGGCGTAATCTCGATTTTCAAGATTTCCTGATCCTGCCCGTAGGAGCGACTTCATATCGGCAGGCGTTTGAGTGGATTGTGACGATCTACCGTCGACTGGGTCAGATCTTGAATAAAACAGGGCACGAAGGATCATTGATTGGAGATGAAGGTGGTTACGGTCCCAAGCTAAGCAGTAATAGTGAAGCGGTCAAGTTTGTTGTAGCAGCCATTGAATCTGCAGGATTGAATCCTGGTGAAGATGTCGCGATCGGATTGGATGTCGCCAGTACTCACTTTTACGATTCTGAAACGGGAACCTATCATTTAAATGCAACAGGAGATGAGGCACTCTCGGCAGATGATGTGATCGATATGCTTGAGCGGTGGGTCGATACGTATCCGATTATCAGCATCGAGGATGGTTTGGCAGAAGATGACTGGGAAGGCTGGAAAAAACTGACTGAACGCTTGGGACATCGTGTGCAATTAATTGGTGATGATTTTTTTGTCACCAATCATCGACGTTTGCAGCAAGGGATTGACACTCAGACGGCGAACAGTGTTTTAATCAAATTGAATCAGATAGGAACGCTTTCTGAAACTCTGGAAACATTAAAAATGTCAATTGATCATGGGTATTGGCCCGTTGTTTCTGCTCGTAGTGGTGAAACAGAAGATACGACGATTGCCGATCTCGTAGTGGCAACAGGGGCGGGGCAGCTCAAAGTGGGGTCGGTCGGGCGGAGTGAAAGACTGGCGAAGTATAATCAATTGCTCAGACTGGAAGAAAAATTATCTGATCGAGCAGGTTATCATGGAGGCCGTATTTTTTCCTGTTTGAAACAATAA